Proteins from a single region of Electrophorus electricus isolate fEleEle1 chromosome 5, fEleEle1.pri, whole genome shotgun sequence:
- the si:ch211-12e13.1 gene encoding uncharacterized protein si:ch211-12e13.1 isoform X2 has translation MDTFFATIAVVGTGCLSYFFYIHFYTSHFLFTTTTVFDWKRRLPSYVYLLIRYISRSVWKKRGQLTEKNTNDELAFSLINCRYEATSLRRYCSAVGYGGDYPDSEFRDIPLLYPEFLFARLLNMVVCSDRFKLNPRGLVRVCETVQLLQPLDELKRGTFSLQVEVMEYRSVSGGVEVVLRLSAKSLQQGELVWTSILTLLSPRAAYTHTLQLDAQDAEGMCVRCVKVAVPWWAGVGGVCSEHVLPVPVSVLGYGCPTSLWSLSRCLAETEKLKGAEAVRAPLTLTVRYTHPLSLPKAVNIRISEMTAGPDTQPCRNYVLHMEDQRTGALLLMGAIERL, from the exons ATGGACACGTTTTTCGCAACAATCGCTGTAGTTGGTACTGGATGTCTGAGTTATTTTTTctatattcatttttacacttCTCACTTCCTTTTTACAACTACTACGGTGTTTGACTGGAAACGGCGCTTGCCAAGTTATGTGTATTTACTGATTAGATATATATCCCGGTCTGTTTGGAAGAAACGCGGTCAATTAACGgagaaaaatacaaatgacGAACTTGCTTTTTCACTGATTAACTGCAG GTACGAGGCGACCTCTCTGCGGAggtactgcagtgctgtgggcTATGGCGGGGACTACCCAGACAGCGAGTTTAGGGACATCCCGCTGCTCTACCCCGAGTTCCTCTTCGCCCGCTTACTCAACATGGTCGTGTGTTCAGACCGCTTTAAGTTAAATCCTCGCG ggctggtgcgcgtgtgtgagacgGTGCAACTGCTGCAGCCCCTGGACGAGCTGAAGAGAGGCACGTTCTCCTtgcaggtggaggtgatggagtacaggagtgtgagtggaggggtggaggtggtgctTAGACTCAGTGCTAAAAGCCTCCAGCAGGGAGAGCTAGTCTGGACCAGCATCCTCACTCTGCTCTCCCCAAGggctgcgtacacacacacactgcagctcgATGCACAAGATGCTGAGG gaatgtgtgtgaggtgtgttaaGGTAGCAGTTCCATGGTGGGcaggtgtggggggtgtgtgctCGGAGCACGTCCTCCCCGTTCCGGTCTCGGTGCTCGGGTATGGCTGTCCCACATCCCTGTGGTCTCTCTCCAGGTGTctggcagagacagagaagctgaaAG gagccGAGGCCGTGAGAGCTCCTCTCACCCTGACTGTGcgctacacacaccctctctccttaCCGAAAGCCGTCAACATCAGGATCAGCGAGATGACAGCTGGCCCGGACACGCAGCCATGCAGAAACTACGTCCTTCACATGGAGGACCAGAGGACAGGTGCACTGCTCCTGATGGGGGCGATAGAGAGACTGTAG